A single window of Salvia splendens isolate huo1 chromosome 6, SspV2, whole genome shotgun sequence DNA harbors:
- the LOC121807553 gene encoding fimbrin-2-like isoform X1: MMPRKWTMFDHGGPVCGNIRNVALAAACRGIKVDITVWDIDAEAYAHLLNVLAPEHSNSSTLKVKDPLERAKLVLEHADKMGCKRYLTAKDMVEGSPNLNLAFVANIFQHRNGLSTQTKQISFLETLPDDAQTSREERVFRFWLNSLGNSPYIDNVFEDLRNGVCTLGSAQVLMHYW, encoded by the exons ATGATGCCCCGTAAATGGACAATGTTCGACCACGGAGGTCCGGTGTGTGGTAATATTCGAAACGTAGCGTTGGCTGCTGCTTGTCGAGGGATAAAAGTAGACATTACAGTTTGGGATATA GATGCAGAGGCTTACGCTCATCTGTTGAATGTTCTGGCTCCAGAACACAGTAATTCTTCTACACTGAAAGTTAAAGATCCTCTGGAAAGAGCGAAGTTGGTTCTTGAGCATGCTGATAAGATGGGTTGCAAAAGATACTTAACAGCTAAAGATATGGTGGAAGGTTCTCCAAATCTCAATCTTGCATTTGTGGCAAACATCTTCCAGCATAG GAATGGACTCTCAACCCAAACAAAACAGATATCTTTTCTTGAAACTCTACCTGATGATGCACAAACCTCCAGAGAAGAGAGAGTATTTCGTTTTTGGCTTAATAGTCTGGGAAATTCTCCATACATTGATAATGTCTTTGAAGATCTCAGAAATGG agtatgcactttgggttcggcacaggttttaatgcattattggtaa
- the LOC121807553 gene encoding fimbrin-2-like isoform X3, producing the protein MMPRKWTMFDHGGPVCGNIRNVALAAACRGIKVDITVWDIDAEAYAHLLNVLAPEHSNSSTLKVKDPLERAKLVLEHADKMGCKRYLTAKDMVEGSPNLNLAFVANIFQHRNGLSTQTKQISFLETLPDDAQTSREERVFRFWLNSLGNSPYIDNVFEDLRNGWLLLVLRDT; encoded by the exons ATGATGCCCCGTAAATGGACAATGTTCGACCACGGAGGTCCGGTGTGTGGTAATATTCGAAACGTAGCGTTGGCTGCTGCTTGTCGAGGGATAAAAGTAGACATTACAGTTTGGGATATA GATGCAGAGGCTTACGCTCATCTGTTGAATGTTCTGGCTCCAGAACACAGTAATTCTTCTACACTGAAAGTTAAAGATCCTCTGGAAAGAGCGAAGTTGGTTCTTGAGCATGCTGATAAGATGGGTTGCAAAAGATACTTAACAGCTAAAGATATGGTGGAAGGTTCTCCAAATCTCAATCTTGCATTTGTGGCAAACATCTTCCAGCATAG GAATGGACTCTCAACCCAAACAAAACAGATATCTTTTCTTGAAACTCTACCTGATGATGCACAAACCTCCAGAGAAGAGAGAGTATTTCGTTTTTGGCTTAATAGTCTGGGAAATTCTCCATACATTGATAATGTCTTTGAAGATCTCAGAAATGG ATGGTTACTCTTAGTCCTTAGAGACACTTGA
- the LOC121807553 gene encoding fimbrin-2-like isoform X2 — protein sequence MMPRKWTMFDHGGPVCGNIRNVALAAACRGIKVDITVWDIDAEAYAHLLNVLAPEHSNSSTLKVKDPLERAKLVLEHADKMGCKRYLTAKDMVEGSPNLNLAFVANIFQHRNGLSTQTKQISFLETLPDDAQTSREERVFRFWLNSLGNSPYIDNVFEDLRNGFPGPLAFQVAKVL from the exons ATGATGCCCCGTAAATGGACAATGTTCGACCACGGAGGTCCGGTGTGTGGTAATATTCGAAACGTAGCGTTGGCTGCTGCTTGTCGAGGGATAAAAGTAGACATTACAGTTTGGGATATA GATGCAGAGGCTTACGCTCATCTGTTGAATGTTCTGGCTCCAGAACACAGTAATTCTTCTACACTGAAAGTTAAAGATCCTCTGGAAAGAGCGAAGTTGGTTCTTGAGCATGCTGATAAGATGGGTTGCAAAAGATACTTAACAGCTAAAGATATGGTGGAAGGTTCTCCAAATCTCAATCTTGCATTTGTGGCAAACATCTTCCAGCATAG GAATGGACTCTCAACCCAAACAAAACAGATATCTTTTCTTGAAACTCTACCTGATGATGCACAAACCTCCAGAGAAGAGAGAGTATTTCGTTTTTGGCTTAATAGTCTGGGAAATTCTCCATACATTGATAATGTCTTTGAAGATCTCAGAAATGG CTTTCCAGGTCCTCTG GCATTTCAGGTGGCCAAGGTGTTATGA
- the LOC121809210 gene encoding probable quinone oxidoreductase, giving the protein MVICVCDGKLGAAGGVGVSPVQIGKIRGATVIAVARGSEKVRFFKSLGVDHVVDLSNEDMTQSVKGFLTARKLKGVDVLYDPVGGKLTKDSLKLLNWGEQILIIGFASGEVPAQQISLLLRTGQFMNCTGGAIGYIDRVFSKIHSRNCCLGWLMAY; this is encoded by the exons ATGGTAATATGTGTTTGTGACGGAAAATTGGGTGCTGCTGGAGGAGTTGGTGTTTCTCCCGTACAAATTGGCAAGATCCGTGGTGCCACTGTTATAGCCGTTGCTAG AGGGAGTGAGAAGGTGCGGTTCTTCAAGTCATTGGGCGTTGATCATGTAGTTGACTTGAGCAACGAGGATATGACTCAAAGCGTGAAGGGGTTTCTCACGGCTAGAAAGCTCAAAGGGGTGGATGTTTTGTACGATCCAGTGGGAGGGAAGCTCACGAAAGACTCGTTGAAGTTACTTAACTGGGGAGAGCAGATCCTAATCATAGGGTTCGCAAGTGGGGAAGTGCCGGCCCAGCAAATATCGCTCTTGTTAAG AACTGGACAGTTCATGAACTGTACTGGGGGAGCCATAGGATACATCGACCGCGTGTTCTCGAAGATTCACTCAAGGAACTGCTGTCTTGGCTGGCTGATGGCTTACTGA